Proteins co-encoded in one Corynebacterium lujinxingii genomic window:
- the mtr gene encoding mycothione reductase, translated as MPDSATNATHFDLIIVGAGSGNSILTPDFDDKNVALVEKGAFGGTCLNVGCIPTKMYVLAAEHAFAAREAGKLGVDLEYNGADWAAIRERVFDNRIDLIAKGGEDYRRNGCPNVTVYDMEASFVGPKTLKTGRAGEEETITADTIILAAGARPFIPEWAEGIEYHTNEDIMRLDEQPKSLTIVGGGFIAMEFAHVFDALGTEVTVINRSPLLRALDEDLREPFNDIAAKRYTTHIGRTVKAATQGDDGVTLTLDDDTAVTSEALLIATGRVPNSDTLNVAAGGLEIQPDGHVKVDEYGRTTADGVWSLGDLSSPYMLKHVANAETRAVTHNVLATWGETDDLVPMPHDHVPSAVFTHPQIATVGMTEQQASDAGHDVTVKVQNYGDVAYGWGLEDSTGIVKLVADRSTGKLLGAHYMGPQASTLIHQMITVMAYDLDLRDFPRSQYWIHPALSEVTENAILGLDLTFKEV; from the coding sequence ATGCCTGATTCGGCCACCAATGCCACCCACTTTGACCTGATTATCGTGGGCGCCGGTTCCGGCAACTCGATCCTCACCCCGGATTTCGACGACAAGAACGTCGCGTTGGTTGAGAAGGGCGCGTTCGGCGGCACGTGCCTCAACGTCGGCTGCATCCCGACCAAGATGTACGTCCTCGCCGCCGAGCACGCGTTCGCAGCCCGGGAGGCCGGCAAACTCGGCGTGGACTTGGAGTACAACGGCGCGGACTGGGCCGCGATCCGTGAGCGCGTCTTTGACAACCGCATCGACTTGATCGCTAAAGGCGGCGAGGACTACCGACGCAACGGATGCCCGAACGTCACCGTCTACGACATGGAGGCGTCCTTTGTCGGACCAAAGACCCTGAAAACCGGGCGCGCCGGCGAGGAGGAGACGATCACTGCGGACACGATCATCCTCGCCGCGGGCGCACGCCCGTTCATCCCTGAGTGGGCTGAAGGTATCGAGTACCACACCAACGAGGACATCATGCGTCTCGACGAGCAGCCCAAATCGCTGACCATCGTCGGCGGCGGCTTCATTGCAATGGAGTTCGCGCACGTCTTTGACGCTCTCGGCACCGAGGTCACCGTGATCAACCGCTCCCCGCTCCTGCGCGCCCTCGATGAGGATCTGCGCGAGCCCTTCAACGACATCGCCGCCAAGCGCTACACCACCCACATCGGACGCACCGTGAAAGCAGCGACCCAGGGCGACGACGGTGTCACGCTAACGCTTGACGACGACACCGCTGTCACCTCCGAGGCCCTCCTCATTGCAACGGGCCGCGTTCCGAACAGCGACACACTAAACGTCGCGGCCGGCGGCCTGGAGATCCAACCGGATGGGCACGTGAAGGTCGACGAGTACGGACGCACCACCGCCGACGGCGTGTGGTCGCTTGGAGACCTGTCCTCGCCGTACATGCTCAAGCACGTCGCCAACGCGGAGACCCGCGCCGTGACCCACAACGTGCTGGCCACATGGGGCGAAACGGACGATCTGGTGCCGATGCCGCACGACCACGTGCCATCGGCTGTGTTTACCCACCCGCAGATCGCCACGGTGGGCATGACCGAGCAGCAGGCGAGCGACGCCGGCCACGACGTGACCGTGAAAGTGCAAAACTACGGCGACGTGGCATACGGCTGGGGCCTGGAGGACAGCACCGGCATTGTGAAGCTGGTCGCCGACCGCTCCACCGGCAAGTTGCTTGGCGCGCACTACATGGGCCCGCAGGCCTCCACTCTCATCCACCAGATGATCACCGTGATGGCGTACGACTTAGATCTGCGGGACTTCCCACGTAGCCAATATTGGATCCACCCGGCTCTTTCCGAAGTTACCGAAAACGCGATCCTCGGCCTCGACCTGACCTTCAAAGAAGTCTAA
- the map gene encoding type I methionyl aminopeptidase encodes MNPRGMLTPGKPTPERKVPASIERPEYAWKDEVQENVGEPVVQSAETIEAMREASKIAANALALAGAAVAPGKTTDEIDGIVHDYLVEHGAYPSTLGYRGYPKSSCISLNEIVCHGIPDTTVIKEGDIVNIDVTAYKNGVHGDTNATFFAGDVAQEHKDLVNRTYQAMMRGIKAAKPGRQINVIGRVIESYAKRFGYNVVTDFTGHGVGTTFHNGLVVLHYDSDAYTDILEPGMTLTVEPMINLGALPYHVWNDGWTVQNNDGEYTAQFEHTLVITDDGNEILTIPDADVAAGQHMLGE; translated from the coding sequence ATGAACCCACGAGGAATGTTGACACCAGGAAAACCCACCCCTGAGCGCAAGGTTCCGGCCAGCATCGAGCGACCGGAATACGCGTGGAAGGACGAGGTACAGGAAAACGTCGGCGAGCCCGTCGTCCAGAGTGCAGAGACCATCGAGGCGATGCGCGAGGCCAGCAAGATCGCGGCAAACGCGCTCGCACTCGCAGGTGCTGCAGTTGCGCCGGGCAAAACCACCGACGAGATTGACGGCATCGTCCACGATTACCTCGTCGAGCACGGCGCCTACCCGTCGACGCTCGGCTACCGTGGCTACCCGAAGTCGTCGTGCATCTCGCTGAACGAGATCGTCTGCCACGGCATCCCGGACACCACCGTGATCAAGGAAGGTGACATCGTCAATATCGATGTCACCGCCTACAAGAACGGTGTGCACGGAGACACCAACGCGACGTTCTTCGCGGGGGACGTCGCCCAGGAACACAAGGATCTTGTGAACCGCACCTACCAAGCCATGATGCGTGGCATCAAAGCCGCAAAGCCGGGACGCCAGATCAACGTCATTGGCCGCGTGATTGAGTCTTACGCCAAGCGCTTCGGCTACAACGTGGTCACCGACTTCACCGGCCACGGTGTGGGCACCACCTTCCACAACGGTCTTGTGGTGCTGCACTACGACTCGGACGCGTACACCGACATCCTCGAGCCGGGCATGACGCTTACCGTCGAGCCGATGATCAACCTGGGCGCGCTGCCATACCACGTGTGGAACGACGGCTGGACCGTGCAGAACAACGACGGCGAGTACACCGCACAGTTCGAGCACACTCTCGTGATCACCGACGATGGCAACGAGATCCTCACCATCCCGGACGCAGATGTCGCGGCCGGGCAGCACATGCTGGGGGAGTAG